The Caldalkalibacillus thermarum genome includes the window AAGTGGTGCTGGCTCACAAGGAATTTGACTTGCTCCTGTTTTTGATGGAGCATCCCAACCGTGTTTTCAGCAAGGAGGCGTTGTTTGAACGGGTATGGGGGATGGATGCCTTGAGCGACGCCTCCACCGTGACGGTGCACATCGCCCGTATCCGTGAGAAAATCGAACAACACCCCTCCAAGCCCCAAAAAATTGAAACGGTGTGGGGATCAGGATACAGGTTGAGGGTGTGAACGGTATGTGCGTCTGCTGCTGGCTAAAGGCAACAGCCCGCATGAATATCAGCATGCCTGTCAGGCAAGGTTCAGCAATTGGGGACGGCCCAACCAGTAGCCTTGCCCTTTTGCAATAAGAACAGAAAGCTTTCTTTCTCCATCTTTTCCAGCCATACGTCAAGCGGTTGGGCTTCTTCCCACCATTGGAACGGTTGGGTTTTCGGAGGGCTTCCGTTTAACGCCTGGTCTTTCCGAAGTTTGATCAAGATATGATTGTCGGCCAGCCGGGGATTATGGGGCTGGAGAAGTTTGGCCAGTTGGAAAAGATCTTCCCTGGCTTTAAAATCAGCCATGAGTGACAAAGGCAAGGTTTGTTTGACCTCCCAGGAGAGGAGTGTCTCAAGCTGCGCCAGCAGATGGGCTGGCAAGGGGGTTTGACTCGTCAGTTGAATCTGCCCTCTGACAGGCAAACTTAAGGTTGGATGGCAACGCTGGCAGTCGTTCATGTTTCTCTTCCTTTCATGCGGGGCTCACGATGCTGTGTAACATCTTGCGGGAAATGGTTTACAAACGTTTACATATACTTGTATACTTTACCATCTATATCATCATTCGAGTTCTATCCTGCTAATTCCTGCTGTGGGGCAAATTTTTCTTTCTGGTTATTCATTGCAGTCGCAATGACATACGATGATGGATCCTATGCCTCCTATGCCTTTAGCGGCCCAAATCGTCAGGGGCATCGGCTTTTTGGAGCTGGTGTCATTTTGCGTCGCAGCAACGCTACCATCACCGGTTTAACGACTGCAGCGATGATCTGGGCTTCTGCCGGGATTGACATTGCCGTTAGTCCATAGTGCAGAATGACCGTTTGAACACATATAACATTCACTGGGAAAAAAGGGGTGGGATGTTGGTGCATGAAACGGCCTGCTAGAAAAATAGCCATGCTAACAGGGGATCTCTGTAAGACAGAGATCCCCTGTTACTGTTGAAAAGCGGATGGATCGTCATCCGGAGGAATGTTTCGGTTTTTGTTAGGTGGATTTACTTTTTTTGGGTATCCATTCAAAGATCTGTCCGGATTCAAAACTGGCCACCAGGCGTCTGAGCCAGTCATAATAGTTTAGCGAGTGCTCCAGTTTGGCTAGATCGCATTCGATTTTGGAACGTAAGGATTTATCAGTGCATTCCTGATACAGTTCGGTTAAGGCGGTGAAGGCTTGCCGCACCTGTTGTTCGTTGCTTTCCAACGCTTTTTTCCATTTGGTCCCGAACAAGCTGACAAAGGTTTGGTACCAGTCTTCTTCAACTTGGTATAAGTCTTTACGCACTCCTTTTTGCCAGATTTTGTGGACCATCTGTATTTCCTGCAGCGCCCGCACACCGGTGCTCATACTCGTTTTACTCATCCCCAGGGCCTCACACATTTCATCCAGCGTCATGGGCCGGTCTTCAAAATACATGATGCCGTACAAACGCCCTACACTGGGGGTGATGCCAAATAAGTGCATGTTCTGGGAAATGGTTTGGATCACTTTTTGCCGGACCTGGTGCCACCTTTGCCACTGTGTATGCGCTTGTTGTTCATTGCTCTGCATGTCAGGGGCCTCCCTCCAGCCGAAGCTGTTCATGGTTCATCGTTCGTTGTCTCACATTTGATTGTATCAAAGGGATCCTTTGATTCGCAAAGACATGCAGGATGAGCTGCTGGAGTTGCAGGCGCAGATGAAGAAAACGATTGTGTTTATTACGCATGATCTGGATGAGGCTTTGCGACTGGGAGACCGCATTGCGCTGATGAAAGACGGCCAGATTGTCCAGATCGGCACACCGGAAGAAATTTTGATGCACCCAGCCAATCATTATGTGGAACGCTTTGTAGAAGATGTGGATTTATCCAAAGTGTTAAGGGCGGGTCAAGTCATGAAGCGGGCGGAGGCGGTGACCTTGGGCAAGGATGGCTTGCGCGTGGCTTTAAAGCGCATGCAGGACCAAGGCCTGTCCAGCATCTATGTGATTGACCGCCACAAGGTGCTGGTGGGTGCGCTCACCGCAGACCAAGCCCTGCAAGCCTTAAAAGACGGGCAGACAGATATGGAAGAGATCATGATCCGCGAGATCCCCACGGCTGATCCCTCTACCCCTCTCTATGAACTCTTTGAACGGGTCTATGATACGGCCATTCCGCTGGCGGTCGTGGATGACAAACAGCGTTTGCGCGGTGTGGTTGTACGGGGGGCCATTCTGGCTGCGCTGGCCGGAAACGGGGGAAAAGCGGATGCTTAACTGGCTGAGTGAGGGCATCCCCCTTGGAGACTGGCTGGAAATGCTCGTGGAGTGGCTGAAGCAGTTTACCTTCTTCTTTGATGGGATAGACTGGATCATTTCGACGATATCCAGCAGCTTGGAAAGCGTGCTGTTTTTGTTCCCGGTATGGCTGCTCATCGGGCTTTTGGCCCTTTCTGTGTGGTGGAAAGCGAGAAGCTGGGGTTTGCCTCTGTTTATTGTGCTGGGTTTGGGACTGATTTGGAATCTGGGTTACTGGGATAATATGGTTTATACGTTGTCCCTGGTGTTAACCGCCGCCTTGATCTCTGTGACAGTGGGCATTCCTGCCGGCATTGTGGCCGCCAGAAAAGGGTGGATCAGGGAGCTTTTGACCCCTGTGCTCGATTTGATGCAGACGATGCCGGCCTTTGTCTATCTGATTCCGGCTGTATTTTTCTTTGGTATTGGCACGGTGCCAGGGGTGGTGGCTTCGGTGATCTTTTCTATGCCGCCGGTGATCCGCTTGACCATTCTGGGCATCCGGCAGGTTCCTGCGGAAATTGTGGAAGCGGCTGACGCCTTTGGTTCAACAAACTGCCAAAAGTTGTTCAAAGTCCAGCTGCCCTTGGCCAAGCAAACTATCATGGCCGGTGTCAATCAGACCATCATGCTGGCTTTGTCCATGGTGGTGATCGCCTCCATGATCGGGGCCCGCGGCTTGGGGCGTGATGTTTATCAAGCGGTGACCCAGAATCAGATGGGCAAAGGGTTTGAAGCCGGTTTGTGCATTGTGGTTTTGGCTATTTTGTTAGACCGCATCACCCAGTTGATGGGTCATAAACAACAAACTAAGAAAGGATGATGAACAGATGTTTGTGTGGCAAGGAAAACGTCGTTGGGGATGGTGGGTTGTTTTGATCAGTATGGCTGTGATTGCGGCTGGATGTGGAGCTGAAGAGGCGCCTGGTACAGAGGAAACAGGCGTTGACAGTGAGACAGAAGCCGCTGAGCCTGCTGCGGGAGGATTTGACCATATTACCGGTATTGATGCCGGAGCGGGGATTATGCAAGCAACCGAAGAAGCGATAGAAGCTTATGGTCTGGATATTGAGCTGGTACCCAGCTCCAGTGCGGCCATGACTGCGGCTTTGGCCTCCGCCATTGAAAATGAGGAGTGGATTGTGGTGACCGGGTGGACCCCGCATTGGAAATTTGCTGCTTATGATTTGAAGTATCTGGATGACCCGCTGGGTATTTATGGTGAAGAAGAAAGCATCCATACCTTGGTGCGCCAAGGGCTGGAGGAAGATCATCCCAGTGCGTATCAAGTGCTGGACAATTTTTACTGGACACCGGATGATATGAATCAGGTCATGGTGGACATGGCCCAGCATGGCTTGAGTGAAACAGAAGCGGCCCGGCAATGGATTGAGGCTAACCGTGAAGTGGTGGACAGCTGGATTGAGGGTGTGGAACCGGTTGACGGTGATCGGATTGAGCTGGTCTATGTCACCTGGGATTCGGAAATTGCCTCAAACAACGTGATTGCGCTTGTTCTGGAGGAAATCGGCTATGAAGTGGAATTAACACCGGTTGAAGCCGGAGTGATGTTTGCCGGGGTGGCTAGCGGAGAAGCCGATGCGATGGTGGCCGCTTGGCTCCCAGGCACCCATGCTGCTTATTATGAAGATTTCAAGGATGACCTGGTTGATTTGGGGCCCAATTTGGATGGAGCGAAAATCGGGTTGGTTGTGCCCACGTATGTAGATATTGACAGCATTGAGGAGATTCGTCCGCGGTAAAAGCAAGGCATCGTTCAAGGAAGGCATGTTTAGCCGGACACGAGTCACCTTGTCCAGGCTGGCTGGTTGCTTTTCGGTAAGACAGGATTGAAAAAGGCTGCCCGTTTTGACGGGCAGCCTTTGTTGGTACGCCCGGCATGGGTGCGTGACTATAGGGTGAACGTCCTTAAGCACGGTTAAATATAAAAGGAAAGCGATCAATAAAGCCTTCCGCAATACAGTGGAAGAGACCGGATACAGCGGGATGGAACTGTTTGGCCCCCAACAGCGCTGGAAAACACTGATTCATGCAGAGGACCGGTACAAGCTGCTGGAAGCTGAAAACAAGGTACTGCGGGGCCTGTCAACGCAAGTGGAAATTAGATTGAAACATCCGGAACAGGGTTTTAAGTGGTTTGCGGCACGTCTCAGACCCCTCAAAGATCAGGAGGGCAACGTCACGCAGATTGCTGCCCATTTTGTGGATATCAACGGTTTCAAACAAAAAGAGGAACAATTGCGCAAGATGGCGTATTATGATGAGCTGACCAGTTTGCCCAACCGGAAAATGCTCCATGTCCACCTGCAAAAAGTGTTGGCCAAATCACAGCGGCATCAACATACCTTTGCCGTGATGTTTATTGATATCGATGATTTCAAGCAGGTGAACGACACTCTTGGGCACGAAGCGGGTGACCAACTTCTGAAATTGATCGCCCGCCGCATGGAAGCCAGCATCCGTCAAGAAGATATTGTGGCCCGCCTGGCTGGTGACGAATTTGTGGCTGTCTTTGAAGAGGTGTCCCAGGAAGAAGTGAAAAACATTGCTCAACGGCTAATCCGCTCCGTTTCAGCGCCGTATCAGATTAAAGAACAGAAGACAAAGATCTCCTTAACGATTGGGGTCAGTTTTTATCCCAATCATGGCGAAGACTTGTTCACCTTGCTGGACCGGGCCGACCAAGCCATGTATATAGCCAAGAAAAAAGGAAAAAACCGTTTCGAATTATATGATGACAAATTGATGCAAGAACTGAAAGAAAGCGGAAAGTTATTGGAACAGTTTCTGCACTACTTTCGCAGGGAATACCGTAAACCTTGACTTCAACCTTCTCTGGATTGTGTCAGCTGCCAGATTGTGTCTCACACGCTACAATAGTAAGAAAGAGGAACATGTTTATCACATGATGAAGTATTACAACGCGAAAACCAATATTGCCATGGGAACCATGCTGTCCGCCATGGCCATGATTCAGTTTATGTTCAGTGAGCTCACCGGCTGGGTGATCGGTGTGGCTATAGCTTTTTTAGCGTTGGGCTTGTTTAATCTGATCATGGGCATCCGCCATTACCGGATGTATGCCCCAAAAGTGTACGCAGACACCAAGCATACCTGACCCTTTCTGCCGATAGGGGGATTGGATGTAGCGCGGTTAATCGTGATAAATCATTTTCACCGTCATGCCGCTGTCAACGACCAGATTTTGTCCCGTGATAAAGGCCGGCACCACTTGGGCGGGTTGCTCAAGTACCATTTTCTTGTTGAGTGGTTTAATCAGCCAATGTTAAACCGATTGACAATGGCCTTCAATTCTTGAGACTGTTGAGCTAACACTTGGGCTTCTGTGGCTAATGTTTGTACCACTTGTACTTGTTCGTCCATAGCTGTCGAGGTTTGGACGGCCGCTTGGGTAAATTCATCTCCGATTTCGCCTAAACCATCGATCAATTGATTTAACTCCTTGCATTCTGTTAACAATTGGGCCGCTTGTTGGTGATTCACGGCAATTTGGTCGCGGGTTTGCTGCACAATATGATAGAGTGCCTTAATGGATCGCCCGGTATCAGTCACCGCACTGACTCCCGACTTGATGGCTTCCACACTCTCATGCACTTCTTTCACGGTTTGATCCACCTCGTCTTTCGTTTTGGCCAAAATATCGATGATACTTTTGGCAAAGACAGATGTGGATTCAGCGAGATGACGCACTTGTTCAGCCACGACGGCAAAACCCTGCCCGGCTTCACCGGCACGGGCCGCTTCGATCGAGGCATTTAAAGCGAGCATGTTGGTCTGTTTAGCGATATCTGTTATCGCTGATACTTTGGATAACACTTCCCCTGCGTCATGTGAAACCCGCTCAATCATGCGAGCCGTATGATTGACGGTCTGCTCAACACGCCTCATCTTGTCCTCAGTTTCTTGGACGTAGCGGCTGCCTTGATTGGCGGTGGAAAATGCATCCTCTCCTAACTGCAGCGCGTGTTGAGTGTTAAGTCTTGTTTTTTCAATGGTGGCTTGGACATGAGCAATCATCTGTTTGGCCTGTTGCAGGGAAGCCAGCTGCGTTTCAGCTCCCGCCCGGAACGCTTCTGTCACAGTCTGTAAGTTTTGAAAACTGCTAGACAGCTCTTCAGCTTCCTGAGCCTGGGCTTGGCTGATTCGTCCCGTTTGATCAGCGGCAGCAGCCAGTTCGCTCACGATCGTCTTGAGACCTAAAGTCAGCTTATTCAATTCTAAACCGATTTGTTGAAACCGGTCTCGGGAATGTTGCTCCAGTGTGACGGTTAAATTTCCCGCTGAAATCTGTTTGCTCAACTTTAGCCACTTGTCCACCTGACGGAAAATATGCCGGACCACGACATAGGCGCCGGCACCGCCTGCCAGCAAACCGCTTCCTGTCAGCACGGCCACTGTTGACGTTTCGACGCCCAGAGCAGCAGCTGCGCCACCCGCTGCCACAGCGGGAAACAAACCGGCTGTCCAAATCAGAGGAGCCAGAAAAGGACGGTGCACAATTCGCCCAAGACGCAAGTTGTAATGGCGGCCCCTGCCACGCACAATGGGGCAGGAGGCATCGATCAGCCTCTCTTTTGTGTCCCGCTCGTAAAGTTGGATCAGTCCTGTCTCCGTCCGGGCCGCTTTAAGACCGACCGGATCGTTGAATAAAAGACCTTCCCGCAAACGGTTGGTATGAACCAACGCTCTTCCGTCCCGGTCCACCACCAACAAATATTCCTCAAATTGCAAATGTTCGTCCAATATTTGGCGCACCTTGTCGCTCACTTCTGAAAATTGATGGACGTCCTCTAACACCGGTTTCAGTTTGGCAGCAATTTTTTCGGCGCGCTTTAGCGCCTGTCTGGCTCTTTTCTTGCTGAGCAAGGCTTGGTCATTCACCTGACATGCCCCCTTCGCTTTTCATGCTTTTCTCTGGTCTGAGAGATCTCAATTCATGGGTGTTTAGGCAAAAACAGATCCTCAATAATATTAATCGTCAGATGGCCCGTCTAATTTAATAACCATGAACGATCTGTTATATAAATCGGCCATCAGATTGACACCCAAAATCGTACGACAGATATGCTAGAATAGAGAGCAGAGGTGATCCACATGGCCCAACAGAATAAACTGGCCAGAACCTTAGTGCTTTTTACTGCCATTTTTGCCGTTTTGATCGTGCTGTTGATTATGATCAACCGGATCACGGCTAATTCTCCGGAGAATATCATGACAGATATGGCACCGCCGGTTGAGGGACAACCCCTGTACGGAGACCCTGAAGCCAAGGTCAATATCATTGTGTTCAGCGACTATTTGTGTCCCGCCTGTAAAGTATGGCATGAGCACATTTTTCCCCGGTTGAAAGCCGGTTATGTTGAGGACGGAACAGCCAACATCGTGCATATTAATACTTTGTTTCATGGCGAACAGTCGCTGCTGGCCTCCTTGGCGAGTGAAGCAGCCTGGGCTCAGGATCAAGAAGGATTTTGGGCGTTTCACGATGCGTTATATGACCATCAGCCAGCTGAACACAGTGAGACAGCCTGGGTGACCGCAGAACTTCTGTTGGAGATTGCCGAATCGGTTCCTTCGCTCAGTGCGGCCCAGCTGATTGAAGATGTGCTGCAACAGACGTTCCTGCCGGAGGTGGAAGAGGATATGCGGCTGGTTCGGGACTATCAAATTCAATATACGCCCAGCGTGATGGTGAATAATGTTTTATTGGCTGATCCATTTGATTATGATGAGTTGGTGAACGTGATTGAAAGGGCGTTAACAGAGGAATCTTCTTAAGTGAGGAAAGTGGGCGACCGGGCCAGTGCCGGCCGGCAGGCAAACATGGTGAACATAACCAAGGAAAGGAACCAGGGAAAGGAGGTGCTGCCGTGTCCAAAGACAGCCTTTCCCACTCAACCTGGCCTGCTTATACCCTTTATCTGGCCTGGCTGGTAGCTGTTGTGGCTACGCTAGGCAGTCTGTATTTCAGTGAAGTGCGGGGATTTGTGCCTTGTGAATTGTGTTGGTACCAGCGCATTTTCATGTACCCGTTGGCCGTGATGCTCGGCATTGCCGCCTATCGTGGGGATGCGGGGATCAAAGTGTATGTTTTGCCTCTGGCCATGGCAGGGGGATTGATCTCCTTGGTGCATTATTTACAACAGAAAGTGCCCGCTTTGGGGGCCATTGCTTTGTGTACCCAGGGAGTGCCTTGCACGGCCGTTTATATCAATTGGCTGGGCTTCATCACCATTCCCTTTTTGGCTCTGATGGCGTTTGGTGCCATTACCATTTTGATGCTAGTGACGCCAGGATCAAAAACTGCCTGTTCCAGGCCTGAGATGTTGCGGCATTGATGAGAACACTGGTGCTGGCCAAGAACGGAATTGGAACCATCACATACCACACACATGGTCGGTCTTGCATTGATCGGCGTTAGCGCTGAAAAACAATGACCCGGTTTTTGCCTTGCTGTTTGGCGGCATACAGGGAACGGTCAGCCTGCTGAAACAAATGGTCCACCGATTTGTGCGGATCGTCCTGGGACCAGCTAGCCACCCCGCAGGAGACCGTGACACTCGGACTGCTGTAACGTTCCACTTTGCCTCTGATCCGTTCGGCTACCCGCACAGCCTCGCAAAGACCCGCACCGGGCAGATAAACGGCCAGCTCTTCTCCTCCCCACCGGGCCGGGATATCATCAGGGTTCCTGGGCTTTGTGCACCGCATCCAATATCGGACAGTCATGTCTATTGAATCGTTTGTCAAGGGCGCTTGGCGAGGATGAAGCCACCACTTGATAGGCCCGTTCACCGGTTATATACAGCAGAAAGTGTACACTTTGCGGAGCAAATATTTCTTTAATTTTGGCCACGGTGTATTGGATGCTATGCTGGACATCAAGCTGTCCATGTAACTGTTGGGCGGCCTCATTGATCAGTTGCTGTTCCTTAAGCAGCCCTTGCAATTGATGGTACAGCCGGACTCTTTCTACCGATTTCCCCAGCGCTTCAGCCAGAGAAACGATCATGTCCAGCTCCGTTTGGATACTGTCCCGATTTTCAAAAAAACCGATTTCCAATAAACCATAAGTGCCCTGTTTTCCTTTAACGGGGACGTAAACTGTGCAGCCATCCTCTGATGTGTCAATTTTTACCTTTCCGTGCAGAAAAGCTTGATGAGCCAGTTGCAGAGGCCTCTGATGCACATCAAGCAATTTAACCGGCACATCAGCTTCCACTTCCTGGGAGGACCAGAGCGTCAGGTCTAAAGCAGGATAAAATTGCCGAAATGCATTTACAAATGTGGTAACGAAAAGGAGTGTGGGCACTTGCTGGTTGCTGTTACAGTCACTTTGTTTGTGCTTCAAATCTTGCTGTGGATGTCCATAGCCATCAAAAGGATGTGGGAAAAATGGCTGGCCACCAGGGAAGCAGAGTGGAAAAAGCGGCTGCAGGCTTTGCTGGATTTCGTGCAACAGAGTGAGACCGCGCTGCCGCGCTATAAAATTCGCAAGCGGCATGAGGCCCTGTTCATGGCCCGTGAGTTGAGCAAAACGGTTCGTGAGATGACGCCGCAGATGCGCCGCAAGGTTGGATATGTGGCCGATCACCTTTTGTCACCTTGGCTGGGGCAAGAGCTGGAAAGGGGCCGGTGGGCCAGCAAGTTGAATGCCCTTTATTATATGGAGGATCTCGGTCTGAAAAGTTTGGCTGATCAAGCCTGGCGCGTGGCGCAATCTGCCCATGGACAAGATGAGCAGCTGGCTGAACAAGCTTTACGGGCTTTAGCAAAGATAAAGGATCACAGAGCCTTGGCCATTTTGTTAAGGGATGAACATTTTCCGCCCTATTTTTATCTTGATCTGTTGCGGCGTTACAGTCCGCTTCATCTGTCTGACCTTAAGCGGGTCTGGAACAGTCACGCCAAAATGAGAAGGGGATTGGTGTTGACGCTGCTTGAGCATCAACAGCCCTGGGAGCAAGAGTTGCTCAGGCAAGCAATGGATAGCGAAGAGCTGGATATTCGTTTGGCCGCATTAAAGGTACTTGCCACGAGACCTGAACTGTGTCCGCCTCATGGCCAGCTGGACCGTTTTTTGCACAGCCCCCATTGGCAGGAACAGGCCCGGGCGGCCTATTTGATTGGCCAGCTGGGTTGGGATCACTATTTGCCGGACCTGGTAACACTGCTTCAGCATAAGATGTGGTGGGTCCGCTACAGAGCCGGGGAAGCGTTGGTAAAGCTGATGGATGCTGCTGAACAATCTTATTGGAGCAGCCGGGTGACAGACCGCTATGGAAGGGACATGCTCCAACACTGGCTCACGGTGTACCGCTGATGCATCACCATTCTTCAATGAAGTTTTTGCAGCGGACGTGAAGTGCGCATTGTGACATAGACAGCTTCAGCCTTGTTCCGTCAACCCTTTGCGCTCCATTTCCCCCCATGTTGATTCTCCGAGCCAAGCCTTGTACTTTCCTTCCAAGCGGACAGCCAACAAAAAGGGACGGTACCACAGGGATTCGCTCAACGCCCACAGGTAAAGATAAAACAACTGGCTCAGCCGGCGGTGACGGTGTGAGGTCCA containing:
- a CDS encoding sensor domain-containing diguanylate cyclase produces the protein MEETGYSGMELFGPQQRWKTLIHAEDRYKLLEAENKVLRGLSTQVEIRLKHPEQGFKWFAARLRPLKDQEGNVTQIAAHFVDINGFKQKEEQLRKMAYYDELTSLPNRKMLHVHLQKVLAKSQRHQHTFAVMFIDIDDFKQVNDTLGHEAGDQLLKLIARRMEASIRQEDIVARLAGDEFVAVFEEVSQEEVKNIAQRLIRSVSAPYQIKEQKTKISLTIGVSFYPNHGEDLFTLLDRADQAMYIAKKKGKNRFELYDDKLMQELKESGKLLEQFLHYFRREYRKP
- a CDS encoding GGDEF domain-containing protein, producing MRCTKPRNPDDIPARWGGEELAVYLPGAGLCEAVRVAERIRGKVERYSSPSVTVSCGVASWSQDDPHKSVDHLFQQADRSLYAAKQQGKNRVIVFQR
- a CDS encoding YtpI family protein, which encodes MMKYYNAKTNIAMGTMLSAMAMIQFMFSELTGWVIGVAIAFLALGLFNLIMGIRHYRMYAPKVYADTKHT
- a CDS encoding glycine betaine ABC transporter substrate-binding protein, whose product is MFVWQGKRRWGWWVVLISMAVIAAGCGAEEAPGTEETGVDSETEAAEPAAGGFDHITGIDAGAGIMQATEEAIEAYGLDIELVPSSSAAMTAALASAIENEEWIVVTGWTPHWKFAAYDLKYLDDPLGIYGEEESIHTLVRQGLEEDHPSAYQVLDNFYWTPDDMNQVMVDMAQHGLSETEAARQWIEANREVVDSWIEGVEPVDGDRIELVYVTWDSEIASNNVIALVLEEIGYEVELTPVEAGVMFAGVASGEADAMVAAWLPGTHAAYYEDFKDDLVDLGPNLDGAKIGLVVPTYVDIDSIEEIRPR
- a CDS encoding methyl-accepting chemotaxis protein — encoded protein: MNDQALLSKKRARQALKRAEKIAAKLKPVLEDVHQFSEVSDKVRQILDEHLQFEEYLLVVDRDGRALVHTNRLREGLLFNDPVGLKAARTETGLIQLYERDTKERLIDASCPIVRGRGRHYNLRLGRIVHRPFLAPLIWTAGLFPAVAAGGAAAALGVETSTVAVLTGSGLLAGGAGAYVVVRHIFRQVDKWLKLSKQISAGNLTVTLEQHSRDRFQQIGLELNKLTLGLKTIVSELAAAADQTGRISQAQAQEAEELSSSFQNLQTVTEAFRAGAETQLASLQQAKQMIAHVQATIEKTRLNTQHALQLGEDAFSTANQGSRYVQETEDKMRRVEQTVNHTARMIERVSHDAGEVLSKVSAITDIAKQTNMLALNASIEAARAGEAGQGFAVVAEQVRHLAESTSVFAKSIIDILAKTKDEVDQTVKEVHESVEAIKSGVSAVTDTGRSIKALYHIVQQTRDQIAVNHQQAAQLLTECKELNQLIDGLGEIGDEFTQAAVQTSTAMDEQVQVVQTLATEAQVLAQQSQELKAIVNRFNIG
- a CDS encoding ABC transporter permease; protein product: MLNWLSEGIPLGDWLEMLVEWLKQFTFFFDGIDWIISTISSSLESVLFLFPVWLLIGLLALSVWWKARSWGLPLFIVLGLGLIWNLGYWDNMVYTLSLVLTAALISVTVGIPAGIVAARKGWIRELLTPVLDLMQTMPAFVYLIPAVFFFGIGTVPGVVASVIFSMPPVIRLTILGIRQVPAEIVEAADAFGSTNCQKLFKVQLPLAKQTIMAGVNQTIMLALSMVVIASMIGARGLGRDVYQAVTQNQMGKGFEAGLCIVVLAILLDRITQLMGHKQQTKKG
- a CDS encoding DsbA family protein, which produces MAQQNKLARTLVLFTAIFAVLIVLLIMINRITANSPENIMTDMAPPVEGQPLYGDPEAKVNIIVFSDYLCPACKVWHEHIFPRLKAGYVEDGTANIVHINTLFHGEQSLLASLASEAAWAQDQEGFWAFHDALYDHQPAEHSETAWVTAELLLEIAESVPSLSAAQLIEDVLQQTFLPEVEEDMRLVRDYQIQYTPSVMVNNVLLADPFDYDELVNVIERALTEESS
- a CDS encoding disulfide oxidoreductase, with the protein product MSKDSLSHSTWPAYTLYLAWLVAVVATLGSLYFSEVRGFVPCELCWYQRIFMYPLAVMLGIAAYRGDAGIKVYVLPLAMAGGLISLVHYLQQKVPALGAIALCTQGVPCTAVYINWLGFITIPFLALMAFGAITILMLVTPGSKTACSRPEMLRH
- a CDS encoding GbsR/MarR family transcriptional regulator, which codes for MQSNEQQAHTQWQRWHQVRQKVIQTISQNMHLFGITPSVGRLYGIMYFEDRPMTLDEMCEALGMSKTSMSTGVRALQEIQMVHKIWQKGVRKDLYQVEEDWYQTFVSLFGTKWKKALESNEQQVRQAFTALTELYQECTDKSLRSKIECDLAKLEHSLNYYDWLRRLVASFESGQIFEWIPKKSKST
- a CDS encoding HEAT repeat domain-containing protein, whose protein sequence is MLVAVTVTLFVLQILLWMSIAIKRMWEKWLATREAEWKKRLQALLDFVQQSETALPRYKIRKRHEALFMARELSKTVREMTPQMRRKVGYVADHLLSPWLGQELERGRWASKLNALYYMEDLGLKSLADQAWRVAQSAHGQDEQLAEQALRALAKIKDHRALAILLRDEHFPPYFYLDLLRRYSPLHLSDLKRVWNSHAKMRRGLVLTLLEHQQPWEQELLRQAMDSEELDIRLAALKVLATRPELCPPHGQLDRFLHSPHWQEQARAAYLIGQLGWDHYLPDLVTLLQHKMWWVRYRAGEALVKLMDAAEQSYWSSRVTDRYGRDMLQHWLTVYR